A DNA window from Stenotrophomonas sp. 57 contains the following coding sequences:
- a CDS encoding SMI1/KNR4 family protein — protein MNLVVRFLSGLNSRLPADDARQWAHVQGASAEDLQRLRAQWPQVPDSLVELLSRVDGTHFREYPDGEVCVLMLGSDVEDGGYPYYLRSVAQIFEDQQQWDDTIRSIYEEWLDDEPEILGDGIDADVPMSRRLCFSHCMNNGGTSMLYLDFDPAPGGTVGQVVRYLHDPDNYAVIAPSFDAYLQQLIDRDYAFFDEDE, from the coding sequence ATGAATCTTGTTGTTCGCTTTCTGTCTGGCCTGAATTCGCGCCTGCCTGCTGACGATGCCCGGCAATGGGCCCACGTGCAGGGCGCAAGCGCCGAAGACTTGCAACGCCTGCGCGCGCAGTGGCCACAGGTGCCGGACAGCCTGGTGGAACTGCTGTCGCGCGTGGATGGCACGCACTTCCGCGAGTATCCCGATGGCGAGGTCTGCGTGCTCATGCTGGGCTCGGACGTCGAGGACGGCGGCTATCCCTACTACCTGCGCTCGGTGGCACAGATCTTCGAGGACCAGCAGCAGTGGGACGACACCATCCGCTCGATCTACGAAGAGTGGCTGGATGACGAACCGGAGATCCTCGGCGACGGCATCGACGCCGACGTACCGATGAGCCGCCGCCTGTGCTTCTCGCACTGCATGAACAATGGCGGCACCTCGATGCTGTACCTGGATTTCGATCCGGCGCCGGGCGGCACCGTCGGCCAGGTGGTTCGCTACCTGCATGATCCGGACAACTACGCGGTCATCGCGCCCAGCTTTGATGCGTACCTGCAGCAGCTGATTGATCGCGATTACGCGTTCTTCGACGAAGACGAATGA
- a CDS encoding dienelactone hydrolase family protein has product MNRWRCGVAVILGLAAMPAWAAMKTQPVEWKHEGTTFSGVLVYDDGEHDKRPGLVMVPNWKGVNESAIEKAKQLAGDDYVVLVADVYGKGVRPKTDAEAGPVATKLRNDRPVLRARALEAVNVLKAQAGKVPLDATRIGAVGFCFGGTTVLELARAGAPLAGVVSLHGGLGSPLPAQAGGTHPSVLVLNGADDKSVTAEDIAGFQREMNAAKVDWEFTNYSGAVHCFAERDANSPPGCQYNERAAKRAWKALDEFFEERFEKR; this is encoded by the coding sequence ATGAATCGTTGGCGATGCGGTGTGGCGGTGATCCTGGGGCTGGCGGCGATGCCGGCCTGGGCAGCAATGAAGACGCAGCCGGTGGAGTGGAAGCACGAGGGAACGACCTTCAGTGGTGTGCTGGTCTACGACGACGGCGAGCATGACAAGCGCCCGGGCCTGGTAATGGTCCCGAACTGGAAGGGTGTGAACGAATCGGCCATCGAGAAGGCCAAGCAGCTGGCCGGCGACGACTACGTGGTGCTGGTGGCCGATGTGTACGGCAAGGGCGTGCGGCCGAAGACCGATGCGGAGGCGGGGCCGGTGGCGACCAAGCTGCGCAACGATCGGCCGGTGCTGCGTGCGCGGGCCTTGGAGGCGGTGAACGTGCTCAAGGCGCAGGCCGGCAAGGTGCCGCTGGATGCCACCCGGATCGGTGCGGTGGGCTTCTGCTTCGGCGGCACCACGGTGCTGGAACTGGCCCGTGCCGGTGCGCCATTGGCCGGTGTGGTCAGCCTGCACGGTGGGCTGGGCTCGCCGCTGCCGGCGCAGGCCGGTGGGACGCACCCGTCGGTACTGGTGCTCAATGGTGCCGACGACAAGAGCGTGACCGCCGAGGACATCGCCGGTTTCCAGAGGGAAATGAACGCGGCCAAGGTCGACTGGGAATTCACCAACTACAGCGGCGCGGTGCACTGCTTTGCGGAGCGTGATGCCAACAGCCCGCCGGGCTGCCAGTACAACGAACGGGCGGCCAAGCGCGCATGGAAGGCGCTGGATGAGTTCTTCGAGGAGCGCTTCGAAAAACGCTGA
- a CDS encoding polyprenyl synthetase family protein has product MTITEDTRPALGLPQIQSLAAADMAAVDVLIRRRLSSDVVLINQIADHIISAGGKRLRPMLVMLAGHAVGQAGPDHHQLAAIIEFIHTSTLLHDDVVDESSLRRGRSTANALWGNAPSVLVGDFLYSRSFQLMVELERMSVMQILADATNRIAEGEVLQLLHVHNPDTDEAAYLRVIERKTAVLFAAGTRLGALASGVDEAKQQALFDYGMHLGYAFQIADDVLDYSANADELGKNLGDDLAEGKATLPLIHAMAHSDDATRERLRTIVQDGDASAMPEVLAAIRATGGLEYSRARAEEYAEAAERALDGLGENDAVAALRGLARYAVQRSH; this is encoded by the coding sequence ATGACCATCACCGAAGACACCCGTCCCGCCCTGGGCCTGCCCCAGATCCAGTCGCTTGCTGCGGCCGACATGGCCGCCGTCGACGTCCTGATCCGGCGCCGGCTGTCCTCGGACGTCGTGCTGATCAACCAGATCGCCGATCACATCATTTCCGCCGGCGGCAAGCGCCTGCGCCCGATGCTGGTCATGCTGGCCGGCCATGCGGTCGGCCAGGCCGGCCCGGATCACCACCAGCTGGCGGCGATCATCGAGTTCATCCACACCTCCACCCTGCTGCATGACGACGTGGTGGACGAATCCAGCCTGCGCCGTGGCCGCAGCACCGCCAACGCGCTGTGGGGCAATGCACCGAGCGTGCTGGTCGGCGACTTCCTGTACTCGCGCAGTTTCCAGCTGATGGTCGAACTGGAGCGCATGTCGGTGATGCAGATCCTGGCCGATGCCACCAACCGCATCGCCGAGGGTGAGGTGTTGCAGCTGCTGCACGTGCACAACCCCGATACCGACGAAGCCGCGTACCTCCGCGTGATCGAGCGCAAGACCGCGGTGCTGTTCGCCGCCGGCACCCGCCTGGGCGCGCTGGCCAGTGGCGTGGACGAAGCCAAGCAACAGGCCCTGTTCGACTACGGCATGCACCTGGGCTACGCGTTCCAGATCGCCGACGACGTGCTGGACTACTCGGCCAACGCCGACGAGCTGGGCAAGAACCTGGGCGATGATCTGGCCGAAGGCAAGGCGACGCTGCCGCTGATCCACGCGATGGCCCACTCCGACGACGCCACTCGTGAGCGCCTGCGCACCATCGTGCAGGACGGCGACGCCTCGGCGATGCCGGAGGTGCTGGCGGCGATCCGTGCCACCGGCGGCCTGGAGTACAGCCGCGCGCGTGCAGAGGAATATGCCGAAGCCGCCGAGCGTGCGCTCGATGGCCTGGGCGAGAACGACGCGGTCGCCGCCCTGCGCGGCCTGGCCCGCTACGCGGTGCAGCGCTCGCATTGA
- a CDS encoding alpha-glucosidase produces the protein MSHYPWWRGAVIYQIYPRSYLDANGDGVGDLPGIIERLDHIAALGVDAIWISPFFKSPMADFGYDIADYRDVDPLFGSLGDFDRLLAKAHGLGLKVMIDQVLSHTSIEHAWFRESRQDRSNPKADWYVWADPREDGTPPNNWLSLFGGGAWQWEPRREQYYLHNFLVDQPDLNFHHPDVQQATLDNVRFWLDRGVDGFRLDAINFCFHDAQLRDNPPKPADKRVGRGFSPDNPYAYQYHYYNNTQPENLPFLEQLRALLDEYPGAVSLGEISSEDSLATTAEYTRDGRLHMGYSFELLVDDYSAAYIRDTVSRLEAAMTEGWPCWAVSNHDVERAVSRWGGHPADPRLARMLVALLCSLRGSVCLYQGEELGLAEAEVPFEALQDPYGITFWPNFKGRDGCRTPMPWTDAPLAGFTSGQPWLPIPAEHRAAAVAVQERDPHSVLTAFRAFLAWRRSQPALLHGSIRFIDSTEPVLLFERMLADETLLLAFNLSAEAVCHPLPPGNWQQVEVPGPDAGTVQGNELQLPPRAVYCARRS, from the coding sequence ATGTCGCACTATCCATGGTGGCGCGGAGCCGTCATCTACCAGATCTACCCGCGCAGCTACCTCGATGCCAACGGCGACGGGGTGGGTGACCTGCCGGGCATCATCGAGCGGCTGGACCACATCGCCGCGCTGGGCGTGGACGCGATCTGGATTTCGCCGTTCTTCAAGTCCCCCATGGCCGACTTCGGCTACGACATCGCCGACTACCGCGACGTCGACCCGCTGTTCGGCAGCCTGGGCGACTTCGACCGGCTGCTGGCCAAGGCCCACGGCCTGGGCCTGAAGGTGATGATCGACCAAGTGCTGAGCCACACCTCGATCGAGCACGCCTGGTTCCGCGAGAGCCGCCAGGACCGCAGCAATCCGAAGGCCGACTGGTACGTGTGGGCCGATCCGCGCGAGGACGGCACCCCGCCCAACAACTGGCTGTCGCTGTTCGGCGGCGGCGCCTGGCAGTGGGAGCCGCGCCGTGAGCAGTACTACCTGCACAACTTCCTGGTCGACCAGCCGGACCTGAACTTCCACCACCCGGACGTGCAGCAGGCCACCCTGGACAACGTGCGTTTCTGGCTGGACCGCGGCGTGGACGGCTTCCGTCTGGACGCCATCAATTTCTGCTTCCACGACGCGCAGCTGCGCGACAACCCGCCAAAACCCGCCGACAAGCGCGTGGGCCGCGGCTTCAGCCCGGACAACCCGTACGCGTACCAGTACCACTACTACAACAATACCCAGCCGGAGAACCTGCCCTTCCTGGAGCAGTTGCGCGCGCTGCTGGACGAGTACCCGGGCGCGGTGAGCCTGGGCGAGATCTCCTCGGAGGACTCGCTGGCCACCACCGCCGAGTACACCCGGGACGGCCGCCTGCACATGGGCTACAGCTTCGAGCTGCTGGTGGACGACTACAGCGCGGCCTACATCCGCGACACGGTCTCCCGCCTGGAAGCGGCGATGACCGAAGGCTGGCCGTGCTGGGCGGTTTCGAATCACGACGTGGAGCGGGCGGTCAGCCGTTGGGGCGGGCACCCGGCCGACCCGCGGCTGGCGCGGATGCTGGTGGCGCTGCTGTGCTCGCTGCGCGGCTCGGTGTGCCTGTACCAGGGCGAGGAGCTGGGCCTGGCCGAGGCCGAGGTGCCGTTCGAGGCCCTGCAGGACCCCTACGGCATCACTTTCTGGCCGAACTTCAAGGGCCGTGATGGCTGCCGCACGCCGATGCCGTGGACCGATGCGCCGCTGGCCGGTTTCACGTCCGGCCAGCCGTGGCTGCCGATTCCGGCCGAGCACCGGGCGGCGGCGGTGGCCGTGCAGGAACGCGACCCGCACTCGGTGCTGACCGCGTTCCGGGCATTCCTGGCCTGGAGGCGCAGTCAGCCGGCACTTCTGCATGGCAGCATCCGGTTCATCGACAGTACCGAGCCAGTGCTGCTGTTCGAGCGTATGCTTGCAGATGAAACCCTCCTCCTGGCGTTCAACCTGTCGGCCGAGGCGGTGTGCCATCCGCTGCCGCCGGGCAACTGGCAGCAGGTGGAGGTGCCGGGCCCGGATGCGGGCACGGTGCAGGGCAATGAACTCCAGCTGCCGCCGCGCGCGGTGTATTGCGCTCGACGCAGCTGA
- a CDS encoding TonB-dependent receptor: MLNHKRSALSLALAVVLAPTLASAQSTQSTTTPAGTAATNLDTVQVTGIRRGIESAIAVKQDATSVVEAISAEDIGKLPDVSIAESISRLPGLAAQRVAGRAQVISVRGLSPDFATTLLNGREVVSTGDNRGVEFDQYPSELVNGVTVYKTPDAALVGQGLSGTIDMQTARPLSFGERVIAVSGRYQKSSLGRAANVDPYGNRFSASYIDQFLDKTLGIAIGYAHSDMPIQENQVGLYEPWTTEHTDKGDRPGVGAGTYFSDGIKALRRTGNNKRDGVMATIQFRPNNSWTSTFDAFHTEAEQVDTANQFELNLSNYNGNYTPGLLVSNPQVNANGSFTGGTASGVYPLVRGMYNKRKDKIDAFGWNNEFNFSGVKLVADLNYSKATRDELNLENNLQLTPMPQLDTVGVSIRQNGFSQISPGLNYSNPDALFLTNTIYGSGYGKVPQVEDRLKGGKLAATIALPEAIASWAPDLDIGVNYADRRKVKTQSEGNILLGAQGDANIASDLQYRPVDLSFAGLGTIPAWNVPAAVGRYMTFNPVDNLDYLIPKSWTVQEKITTAWARLNINTDIGVVGVRGNIGVQMQHTDQSSDSRYWDSSQPAGSNIQPYSAGRKYNDWLPSLNLAFMFPHQQTLRFAAAKQVARPRVDQMRAGLEFGVDTGTGRPGGSGGNPLLDPWRATALDLSYEKYFGEKAYVAAAIFYKDLKSYVYTQSVDNYDFTALLGSYVPPPGMTAPVLTTGTFSAPQNGKGGTLKGLELTASFPLEMLTDTLRGFGVQASATFNKSDITILDPESASSVGTDPISLPGLSKRVYNFTAYYERSGFEARVSQRRRSDFIGEIGNFNGNRSLRYVVGENVTDAQVSYTFSDSSALRGLTLLLQGSNLTNEPYRTYAGSKDRPLEYIEWGRTYMLGVNYKF, encoded by the coding sequence ATGTTGAACCACAAGCGCAGTGCGCTGAGTCTCGCGCTGGCCGTTGTGCTGGCGCCCACGCTGGCGTCGGCACAGTCCACGCAGAGCACCACCACGCCGGCCGGCACCGCCGCCACCAACCTGGATACGGTGCAGGTCACCGGCATCCGCCGCGGCATCGAGAGCGCGATCGCGGTCAAGCAGGACGCCACCTCGGTGGTCGAAGCGATCTCCGCCGAGGATATCGGCAAGCTGCCCGACGTCAGCATCGCCGAATCGATCTCGCGCCTGCCCGGCCTGGCCGCGCAGCGCGTGGCGGGCCGTGCGCAGGTGATCAGCGTGCGCGGCCTGTCACCGGACTTCGCCACCACCCTGCTCAACGGCCGTGAAGTGGTCAGCACCGGTGACAACCGTGGCGTCGAGTTCGACCAGTACCCGTCCGAGCTGGTCAATGGCGTGACCGTGTACAAGACCCCGGATGCCGCGCTGGTGGGCCAGGGCCTGTCGGGCACCATCGACATGCAGACCGCGCGTCCGCTCAGCTTCGGCGAGCGCGTGATCGCGGTCAGTGGGCGCTACCAGAAGAGCTCGCTCGGCCGTGCCGCCAACGTCGATCCCTACGGCAATCGCTTCAGCGCCAGCTACATCGATCAGTTCCTGGACAAGACCCTGGGCATCGCCATCGGTTACGCGCACAGCGACATGCCGATCCAGGAGAACCAGGTCGGTCTGTACGAGCCGTGGACCACCGAGCACACCGACAAGGGCGACCGCCCGGGCGTGGGCGCAGGCACCTATTTCTCCGACGGCATCAAGGCGCTGCGCCGCACCGGCAACAACAAGCGCGACGGCGTGATGGCCACGATCCAGTTCCGGCCGAACAACAGCTGGACCAGCACCTTCGATGCATTCCACACCGAAGCCGAGCAGGTCGATACCGCCAACCAGTTCGAGCTCAACCTGAGCAACTACAACGGCAATTACACCCCGGGCCTGCTGGTCAGCAACCCGCAGGTCAACGCCAATGGTTCGTTCACCGGCGGCACCGCCAGCGGCGTGTACCCGCTGGTGCGCGGCATGTACAACAAGCGCAAGGACAAGATTGATGCGTTCGGCTGGAACAACGAGTTCAACTTCAGCGGCGTCAAGCTGGTCGCCGACCTGAACTACTCCAAGGCCACGCGCGATGAGCTGAACCTGGAAAACAACCTGCAGCTGACCCCGATGCCGCAGCTGGATACGGTCGGCGTGTCGATCCGCCAGAACGGCTTCTCGCAGATCAGCCCGGGCCTGAACTACTCCAATCCCGATGCGCTGTTCCTGACCAACACCATCTATGGCTCCGGCTACGGCAAGGTGCCGCAGGTGGAAGACCGCCTGAAGGGCGGCAAGCTGGCCGCGACGATTGCGCTGCCCGAGGCCATCGCTTCGTGGGCGCCGGATCTGGACATCGGCGTGAACTACGCCGACCGCCGCAAGGTCAAGACCCAGTCCGAAGGCAACATCCTGCTCGGTGCACAGGGCGATGCCAACATCGCCTCGGACCTGCAGTACCGCCCGGTCGACCTGAGCTTCGCCGGCCTCGGCACCATCCCGGCCTGGAACGTGCCGGCCGCGGTCGGTCGCTACATGACCTTCAACCCGGTCGACAACCTGGACTACCTGATTCCCAAGTCGTGGACGGTGCAGGAAAAGATCACCACCGCCTGGGCGCGCCTGAACATCAACACCGACATCGGCGTGGTCGGCGTGCGCGGCAACATCGGCGTGCAGATGCAGCACACCGACCAGAGCTCGGATTCGCGCTACTGGGACAGCTCGCAGCCGGCTGGCAGCAACATCCAGCCCTACTCCGCTGGCCGCAAGTACAACGACTGGCTGCCGAGCTTGAACCTGGCCTTCATGTTCCCGCACCAGCAGACGCTGCGCTTCGCCGCCGCCAAGCAGGTCGCACGCCCGCGCGTGGACCAGATGCGTGCCGGCCTGGAATTCGGCGTGGATACCGGCACCGGCCGCCCTGGCGGCAGTGGTGGCAACCCGTTGCTGGACCCGTGGCGCGCCACCGCACTGGACCTGTCCTATGAGAAGTACTTCGGCGAGAAGGCCTACGTGGCCGCCGCGATCTTCTACAAGGACCTGAAGAGCTACGTCTACACCCAGTCGGTCGACAACTATGACTTCACCGCACTGCTGGGCAGCTACGTGCCGCCGCCGGGCATGACCGCACCGGTACTGACCACCGGCACCTTCTCCGCGCCGCAGAACGGCAAGGGCGGTACGCTGAAGGGCCTGGAACTGACCGCGTCGTTCCCGCTGGAGATGCTGACCGACACCCTGCGCGGCTTCGGCGTGCAGGCCAGCGCGACGTTCAACAAGAGCGACATCACCATCCTGGATCCGGAAAGCGCGTCCAGCGTGGGCACCGATCCGATCAGCCTGCCCGGCCTGTCCAAGCGCGTGTACAACTTCACCGCGTATTACGAGCGCAGCGGCTTCGAGGCACGGGTGAGCCAGCGCCGCCGCTCGGACTTCATCGGTGAGATCGGCAACTTCAACGGCAACCGCAGCCTGCGCTACGTGGTGGGCGAAAACGTGACCGATGCGCAGGTCAGCTACACCTTCAGCGACAGCAGCGCCCTGCGTGGCCTGACCCTGCTGCTGCAGGGCAGCAACCTGACCAACGAGCCGTACCGCACCTACGCCGGCAGCAAGGACCGTCCGCTGGAGTACATCGAGTGGGGCCGCACCTACATGCTGGGCGTGAACTACAAGTTCTGA
- a CDS encoding glycoside hydrolase family 97 protein, with product MLGLALLGVASLAQAAPQVASVESPGKVLKVSLVLDGGTARYRVERFGETVVEDSKLGFALRDGRLDRDFAVIGRQQRNVDERWEQPWGERRLTRNHFNELTVQLAETTGSKRRLDVVFRVYDDGLGFRYVFPEQPNLREAIIDDELTEFAIAQDSTAWWIPAGEPIHYEYLYQRTPLREVPLVHTPMTVRSRDGLHVAIHEAALVDYAGMWLRRTEGQRLRAQLSPSAEGWKVRRALPFATPWRTLQIADRAGGLVESDLILNLNEPNALGDVSWVKPAKYLGVWWSMHLDNESWATGPKHAATTAKTKKVIDFAAAHGFRGVLVEGWNPGWDGMWVGNGYDFDFTRATPDFDIEALSAYGLKKGVHLIGHHETGCAIEHYEDQLGAALDLYARLGVDQFKTGYVCDDGQVDRRNPAGGPLWREWHDGQFMARHHLKVVQEAARRHLSVNPHEPIKDTGLRRTYPNWISREGARGMEYNAWGQPPNPPEHEVNLVFTRMLAGPMDYTPGILSLKGRHGQAIPSTLARQLALYVVLYSPIQMAADLPEHYLQHREAFRFIEDVAVDWEQSRVLDGEVGDYVTIVRRDRNSRDWFLGSITDEHGRVLPVSLGFLEPGVRYRAEIYRDGEGADFRSNPFAFARETREVTSADALTLVLAPGGGQAVRFTPVR from the coding sequence ATGCTCGGCCTGGCCCTGTTGGGAGTGGCCTCGCTGGCGCAGGCTGCGCCACAGGTCGCCAGCGTCGAATCACCCGGGAAGGTGCTCAAGGTCAGCCTGGTGCTGGACGGCGGCACGGCGCGCTATCGCGTCGAGCGTTTCGGCGAGACCGTGGTGGAGGATTCGAAGCTGGGCTTTGCCCTGCGCGATGGCCGCCTGGATCGTGATTTCGCGGTGATCGGCCGGCAGCAACGCAACGTCGATGAACGCTGGGAACAGCCGTGGGGCGAACGCCGTCTCACCCGCAACCACTTCAACGAGCTGACCGTGCAGCTGGCCGAGACCACGGGCAGCAAGCGGCGGCTGGATGTGGTGTTCCGCGTCTACGACGACGGCCTCGGCTTCCGCTACGTGTTCCCCGAGCAGCCGAACCTGCGCGAAGCGATCATCGATGACGAGCTGACCGAGTTTGCCATCGCACAGGATTCCACCGCCTGGTGGATTCCCGCCGGCGAACCGATCCATTACGAGTACCTGTACCAGCGCACCCCGCTGCGCGAAGTGCCGCTGGTGCATACGCCGATGACCGTGCGCAGCCGCGATGGCCTGCACGTGGCGATCCACGAGGCTGCGCTGGTGGACTACGCCGGCATGTGGCTGCGCCGCACCGAGGGCCAGCGCCTGCGCGCGCAGCTCTCGCCCTCGGCCGAAGGCTGGAAGGTCCGCCGCGCGCTGCCCTTCGCCACACCCTGGCGCACGCTGCAGATTGCTGACCGCGCAGGCGGGCTGGTCGAGTCAGACCTGATCCTCAACCTCAACGAGCCCAACGCACTGGGCGACGTGAGCTGGGTGAAGCCCGCCAAGTACCTCGGGGTGTGGTGGTCGATGCACCTGGACAACGAGAGCTGGGCGACCGGGCCGAAGCATGCGGCCACCACCGCCAAGACGAAGAAGGTGATCGATTTCGCCGCTGCCCACGGCTTCCGCGGCGTGCTGGTGGAAGGCTGGAACCCCGGCTGGGACGGCATGTGGGTCGGCAATGGGTACGACTTCGATTTCACCCGTGCCACGCCCGATTTCGACATTGAAGCGCTGTCGGCGTATGGCCTGAAAAAGGGAGTGCACCTGATCGGCCATCACGAAACCGGCTGTGCCATCGAGCACTACGAGGATCAGTTGGGCGCCGCGCTGGACCTGTACGCACGGCTGGGGGTGGACCAGTTCAAGACCGGCTACGTCTGCGACGATGGCCAGGTCGACCGGCGAAATCCGGCTGGCGGCCCGCTCTGGCGCGAGTGGCACGACGGGCAGTTCATGGCTCGCCATCACCTGAAGGTGGTGCAGGAGGCCGCGCGCCGGCACCTGTCGGTGAACCCGCATGAGCCGATCAAGGACACCGGCCTGCGCCGCACCTACCCCAACTGGATCTCGCGCGAAGGCGCGCGCGGCATGGAGTACAACGCCTGGGGCCAGCCGCCGAACCCGCCGGAGCACGAGGTCAACCTGGTGTTCACCCGGATGCTGGCCGGGCCGATGGATTACACCCCCGGCATCCTCAGCCTGAAGGGCCGCCACGGCCAGGCCATCCCCAGCACGCTGGCCCGCCAGCTTGCCCTGTACGTGGTGCTGTACAGCCCGATCCAGATGGCCGCCGACCTGCCCGAGCACTACCTGCAGCACCGCGAGGCGTTCCGCTTCATCGAAGACGTGGCGGTGGACTGGGAACAGAGCCGCGTGCTCGATGGCGAAGTGGGCGACTACGTGACGATCGTGCGCCGCGACCGCAACAGCCGCGACTGGTTCCTCGGCAGCATCACCGATGAACACGGCCGCGTGCTGCCGGTGTCGCTGGGCTTCCTGGAACCCGGAGTGCGCTATCGCGCAGAGATCTACCGCGATGGTGAAGGCGCCGACTTCCGCAGCAACCCGTTCGCGTTCGCCCGCGAAACCCGCGAGGTGACCAGCGCCGATGCCCTGACGCTGGTGCTGGCTCCGGGCGGTGGGCAGGCCGTTCGATTCACGCCTGTTCGCTGA
- a CDS encoding Six-hairpin glycosidase-like protein, with amino-acid sequence MLKIICLTAALGAALGSTAQAADLQFDGRHARAEGAANGSFVLHAPKGEVRIAAAPMRSQTGSVMFDALFALAQQEMDQDRVDAIRDPAFDEGRPVPCECFQTGARWPYVWTRDVSFAADLALARLDPQRTRQSLQFKLSAARDGHSPGLFVAQDTGSGGSWPISSDRVVWFLAARHLLDDPAFADQVWQALQGTLAQDRAMVFDAQSGLYRGETSFLDWREQTYPDWTREDVRFLGDSYALSTNVLHYQALRLAEQLAAQRGDSRAAEYKAWADALAQQIDVRFWREDIGQYMSYIGEAAHPVPYAKLDLLGLSLGILADVLPPERARRALAAYPMGPAGSPVAWPQEARQPIYHNRAIWPFVSAYSLRAARQLDDAPRIAAEIRSLMQGAALAGSNMENYELVTQAVHVDEGALSGPVVNSERQLWSVAGYLSMVVEGVFGVQDDGRVQPKLPTVLVPELFGTQRSITLEANNKRYVLERPQTLGDGLLVAGSTITRGTTTTVQLVAAPAAAGVAITSADANARAPATPVAPQVLRKGAGWDVQVATHHVLWQDGQAVTASNGAARISDDGLQHCLSLTRREGGLESLHSPMVCVGPEQRLKGEQRWQFTSAKAGHVRLRLRYANPNGPINTGVTAAVKQLALQCAGQPLQRHTVALPHSVAVQDSTAATFAVPKGPCTVTLEEGFNMSALEHFAHYTGGKGGRDGMLNRAQVQALKVAQVAVEEGAR; translated from the coding sequence ATGCTGAAGATCATTTGCCTGACCGCTGCCCTCGGGGCAGCGCTGGGATCGACCGCGCAGGCGGCCGACCTGCAATTCGACGGCCGCCATGCGCGTGCCGAAGGCGCTGCCAACGGCAGCTTCGTACTTCATGCACCGAAAGGTGAGGTGCGCATTGCCGCCGCGCCCATGCGCAGCCAGACCGGCAGCGTGATGTTCGACGCGTTGTTCGCGCTGGCCCAGCAGGAGATGGACCAGGACCGTGTGGACGCGATCCGCGATCCCGCGTTCGACGAAGGCCGGCCGGTGCCGTGCGAGTGCTTCCAGACCGGCGCGCGCTGGCCCTATGTGTGGACCCGCGATGTCAGCTTCGCCGCCGATCTGGCGCTGGCGCGGCTGGACCCGCAACGCACCCGGCAGTCGCTGCAGTTCAAGCTGTCGGCGGCCCGCGATGGTCACTCGCCCGGCCTGTTCGTGGCGCAGGACACCGGGTCCGGCGGCAGCTGGCCGATCAGCAGCGACCGCGTGGTGTGGTTCCTGGCCGCGCGCCACCTGCTGGATGATCCGGCGTTTGCCGATCAGGTCTGGCAGGCGCTGCAGGGCACGCTGGCACAGGACCGCGCGATGGTGTTCGACGCGCAGTCGGGCCTGTACCGCGGCGAGACCTCGTTCCTGGACTGGCGCGAGCAGACCTATCCGGACTGGACCCGCGAGGATGTGCGCTTCCTCGGCGATTCCTACGCGCTGTCCACCAACGTGCTGCACTACCAGGCGCTGCGCCTGGCCGAGCAGCTGGCGGCCCAGCGTGGCGACAGCCGTGCGGCCGAATACAAGGCCTGGGCCGATGCGCTGGCGCAGCAGATCGATGTGCGCTTCTGGCGCGAGGACATCGGCCAGTACATGAGCTACATCGGTGAAGCCGCGCATCCTGTGCCGTATGCCAAGCTGGATCTGCTCGGGCTGTCGCTGGGCATCCTCGCCGACGTGCTGCCGCCGGAGCGTGCGCGACGTGCGCTGGCGGCGTACCCGATGGGGCCGGCCGGCAGCCCGGTGGCCTGGCCGCAGGAAGCGCGGCAGCCGATCTACCACAACCGCGCGATCTGGCCGTTCGTCAGTGCCTACTCGCTGCGTGCGGCGCGGCAGCTGGATGATGCGCCACGCATCGCCGCCGAGATCCGCTCGCTGATGCAGGGTGCCGCGCTGGCCGGCTCCAATATGGAAAACTACGAACTGGTCACCCAGGCCGTCCATGTGGATGAAGGCGCACTGAGCGGCCCGGTGGTCAATTCCGAACGGCAGCTGTGGTCGGTGGCGGGGTACCTGTCGATGGTGGTCGAAGGCGTATTCGGCGTGCAGGACGATGGCCGTGTGCAACCCAAGCTGCCGACGGTGCTGGTGCCGGAGCTGTTCGGCACGCAGCGCAGCATCACCCTGGAAGCCAACAACAAGCGCTACGTGCTGGAGCGCCCGCAGACCCTGGGCGACGGCCTGCTGGTGGCGGGCAGCACCATCACGCGCGGCACGACCACCACGGTGCAGCTGGTCGCTGCACCGGCAGCGGCCGGTGTTGCCATCACGAGCGCGGACGCCAACGCACGCGCGCCGGCCACGCCGGTGGCGCCGCAGGTTCTGCGCAAGGGCGCGGGCTGGGACGTGCAGGTCGCGACGCATCACGTGCTGTGGCAGGACGGCCAGGCGGTCACCGCCAGCAACGGCGCGGCGCGCATCAGCGACGATGGCCTGCAGCACTGCCTCAGCCTGACCCGCCGCGAGGGCGGGCTGGAATCGCTGCACAGCCCGATGGTCTGTGTCGGGCCGGAGCAGCGGCTGAAAGGGGAGCAGCGCTGGCAGTTCACCTCGGCCAAGGCCGGGCATGTACGCCTGCGATTGCGGTACGCCAACCCGAACGGGCCGATCAATACGGGCGTCACCGCTGCTGTGAAGCAGCTGGCGCTGCAGTGCGCGGGCCAGCCGCTGCAACGGCACACGGTTGCACTGCCGCACAGCGTGGCCGTGCAGGATTCCACGGCGGCGACGTTCGCGGTACCCAAGGGGCCGTGCACGGTCACGCTTGAAGAGGGTTTCAACATGAGCGCGCTTGAACACTTCGCGCATTACACCGGTGGCAAGGGCGGGCGCGACGGTATGCTGAATCGGGCGCAGGTGCAGGCATTGAAAGTGGCGCAGGTGGCCGTGGAAGAGGGCGCACGATGA